From a single Sinomonas atrocyanea genomic region:
- a CDS encoding nucleoside deaminase — translation MSTTPQGTLRTQDFLERAIDLAARNAAADGGPFGAVVVTPDGREFFAVNRVTADNDPTAHAEVMAIRTACSALGTFDLTGSVLYTSCEPCPLCLSASLWARLDAVYFAADRHDAAAGGFDDAEFYEFFARSPEERDRALPVRHIAVERRTAPFEAWAANTSRTEY, via the coding sequence ATGTCGACCACTCCCCAAGGCACCCTCCGCACGCAGGACTTCCTCGAGCGCGCCATCGACCTCGCTGCCCGGAACGCGGCCGCCGACGGAGGGCCGTTCGGCGCCGTCGTCGTCACGCCGGACGGGCGCGAATTCTTCGCCGTCAACCGCGTGACCGCGGACAACGACCCGACGGCGCACGCCGAGGTCATGGCGATCCGCACCGCATGCAGCGCGCTGGGCACCTTCGACCTCACCGGGTCGGTGCTCTACACCAGCTGCGAGCCGTGCCCGCTGTGCCTGTCCGCGTCGCTGTGGGCGCGGCTCGACGCGGTCTACTTCGCCGCGGACCGCCACGACGCGGCAGCCGGCGGGTTCGACGATGCGGAGTTCTACGAGTTCTTCGCCCGCAGCCCCGAGGAGCGGGACCGGGCCCTGCCGGTGCGCCACATCGCCGTGGAGCGCCGGACCGCACCGTTCGAAGCCTGGGCTGCCAACACCAGCCGCACCGAGTACTGA
- a CDS encoding nucleotidyltransferase family protein, translated as MSSPCVVVLAAGLGRRLGRGPKALLRLEGETLAARAVRAAAAAGGRPLLVLGPRAAEIAASVQQPDRGGELVTVQVSGWEEGMSRAWRAGVERALELEPGLPVAVVLVDQPGVRPEVLSRLLQAHRPGRITRAAYRGRPGHPVVLDPSHAAAAARRAQGDTGAREYLRDHLDAIDTVECADLGSDDDIDVPADLARWPGLG; from the coding sequence GTGAGCAGCCCCTGCGTCGTCGTGCTCGCGGCCGGCCTCGGGAGGCGGCTGGGCCGCGGCCCCAAGGCCCTGCTGCGGCTCGAGGGGGAGACGCTGGCGGCCCGGGCCGTCCGGGCCGCCGCCGCGGCGGGCGGCCGCCCCCTCCTGGTCCTCGGGCCGCGGGCGGCCGAGATCGCGGCGTCGGTGCAGCAGCCCGACCGCGGCGGGGAGCTCGTGACCGTGCAGGTGAGCGGATGGGAGGAGGGGATGTCCCGCGCCTGGCGGGCAGGAGTCGAGCGCGCGCTGGAGCTGGAACCCGGGCTTCCGGTGGCGGTCGTGCTGGTCGACCAGCCCGGCGTCAGGCCTGAGGTCCTTTCCCGGCTGCTCCAAGCCCACCGCCCCGGGCGGATCACGAGGGCCGCGTACCGGGGGCGTCCGGGCCACCCCGTGGTCCTCGACCCCTCCCACGCCGCGGCGGCCGCACGCCGGGCGCAGGGGGACACCGGAGCCCGGGAGTACCTCCGGGACCACCTCGACGCGATCGACACGGTCGAGTGCGCCGACCTCGGCAGCGACGACGACATCGACGTCCCCGCCGACTTGGCCCGCTGGCCCGGCCTGGGCTGA
- a CDS encoding XdhC family protein, which yields MPLPRPAAVTVLERLQDFAPAMADPQEWAIATVVAVSDSVPRPPGTSMAVRRDGLAVGSVSGGCVEAAVVDACLTVLETGTADVVEFGYGDDDGLGVGLTCGGSLQVLVQPMTDLRGALPSLVAAVETLPIRAAALLRALPGAAVGLPAPVLLDPADPLPAAVTDMLPERSVQELRSALKAGGTRIVPVHGGEEGGCPVLGRLLVESHRPPPRLIVYGANDCAAALAAAARPLGWQVTVCDARPLFSTAARHPGAHEVVTETPAVHLQAEHAAGRLDARTAVAVLGHDPRFDLAVLDLALRMDLAYVGAMGSRTTHGRRAEDLLRGGLPEALLRRLHSPIGLDIGALTPEEVAVAILAEVIAARRGGDGAVRPLRDTAGPVHASRGMETAPDSWKVQTRWT from the coding sequence ATGCCCCTGCCCCGCCCGGCGGCGGTGACCGTGCTCGAGCGCCTCCAGGACTTCGCCCCGGCCATGGCCGACCCCCAGGAGTGGGCGATCGCCACCGTCGTCGCCGTCTCGGACTCGGTCCCGCGGCCGCCCGGGACCTCCATGGCCGTCCGACGCGACGGGCTCGCCGTCGGCTCCGTGTCCGGAGGCTGCGTCGAAGCCGCCGTGGTGGACGCCTGCCTGACGGTCCTGGAGACCGGCACCGCCGACGTCGTCGAGTTCGGCTACGGCGACGACGACGGCCTCGGCGTCGGCCTGACCTGCGGGGGCAGCCTCCAGGTCCTGGTCCAGCCGATGACGGACCTCCGCGGAGCGCTCCCGTCCCTGGTCGCCGCCGTGGAGACCCTCCCCATCCGGGCAGCCGCGCTCCTCCGCGCCCTCCCGGGAGCGGCCGTCGGCCTGCCGGCGCCCGTGCTCCTGGACCCCGCCGACCCGCTGCCGGCAGCCGTGACGGACATGCTGCCGGAACGGTCTGTGCAGGAGCTGCGGTCGGCGCTGAAGGCCGGAGGCACCCGGATCGTGCCCGTGCACGGCGGGGAGGAGGGCGGGTGCCCCGTCCTCGGGCGCCTGCTCGTCGAGTCGCACCGCCCGCCGCCCCGGCTGATCGTCTACGGCGCCAACGACTGCGCTGCGGCGCTGGCCGCGGCCGCCCGGCCCCTCGGCTGGCAGGTCACGGTCTGCGATGCCCGGCCGCTGTTCTCCACTGCCGCCCGCCATCCCGGCGCCCACGAGGTGGTGACCGAGACGCCGGCCGTGCACCTGCAGGCCGAGCACGCGGCGGGGCGCCTCGACGCGCGCACGGCCGTCGCCGTCCTCGGCCACGACCCCCGGTTCGACCTCGCCGTCCTGGACCTGGCCCTGCGGATGGACCTGGCCTACGTGGGAGCCATGGGATCCCGCACCACGCACGGGCGCCGGGCGGAGGACCTGCTCCGCGGTGGCCTCCCCGAGGCCCTGCTGCGCCGGCTCCACTCCCCCATCGGCCTGGACATCGGCGCGCTGACCCCCGAGGAGGTCGCCGTGGCGATCCTCGCGGAGGTCATTGCCGCCCGGCGCGGAGGGGACGGCGCGGTGCGGCCCCTGCGGGACACCGCCGGGCCCGTCCATGCGTCCCGCGGCATGGAGACAGCTCCCGATTCCTGGAAGGTGCAGACGAGATGGACATGA
- a CDS encoding NAD-dependent epimerase/dehydratase family protein — protein sequence MRIAIVGATGNVGTALLRTLAAGGHELIGVARRAPDPRAEPYRSASWHQIDIGSPDAVPALRSAFGGCDAVVHLGWIIQPNHHQDDLHRVNVEGSWQVFEAAAEAGVRHLVYASSVGAYSPGPKDERVDESWPTGGLHTSHYSRQKAAVERLLDRFEADHPDITVARLRPGLIFQSGQASEVGRYFLGRFIPQQIARSRVPVLPMPPTMVFQAVHAEDVADAYAKVLAAHARGAFNVAAEPVLDPTTFPPVLGAKKSVPLPAAALRALVWLSWKLRIQRTDPGWIDMAVQVPIMDTSRIRSALGWEPRRSSQEAVTAVLGGMQEAAGVQASAALRPGDQAAEN from the coding sequence ATGCGCATCGCCATCGTCGGAGCCACCGGGAACGTCGGCACCGCGCTGCTGAGGACGCTGGCCGCGGGCGGCCACGAGCTGATCGGCGTCGCCCGCCGCGCCCCGGATCCCCGGGCCGAGCCCTACCGCAGCGCCTCCTGGCACCAGATCGACATCGGCTCGCCGGATGCGGTCCCGGCGCTGCGGAGCGCCTTCGGCGGGTGCGACGCCGTGGTGCACCTGGGGTGGATCATCCAGCCCAATCACCACCAGGACGATCTCCACCGGGTCAACGTGGAGGGGAGCTGGCAGGTCTTCGAGGCCGCGGCCGAGGCCGGGGTGAGGCACCTCGTCTACGCCTCCTCCGTGGGGGCGTACAGTCCCGGGCCCAAGGACGAGCGCGTCGACGAGTCGTGGCCCACCGGCGGGCTCCACACCTCGCACTACAGCCGGCAGAAGGCCGCGGTGGAGCGGCTGCTCGACCGCTTCGAGGCGGACCATCCGGACATCACCGTCGCACGGCTGCGTCCGGGGCTGATCTTCCAGTCGGGGCAGGCCTCCGAGGTGGGGCGCTACTTCCTGGGCCGCTTCATCCCCCAGCAGATCGCGCGCTCGCGGGTGCCGGTGCTGCCCATGCCGCCCACGATGGTCTTCCAGGCGGTCCACGCCGAGGACGTCGCCGACGCCTACGCCAAGGTGCTGGCCGCCCACGCCCGCGGCGCCTTCAACGTGGCCGCCGAGCCCGTCCTGGACCCAACCACCTTCCCGCCGGTCCTGGGCGCCAAGAAGTCGGTGCCGCTGCCGGCCGCGGCGCTGCGCGCCCTCGTGTGGCTCTCGTGGAAGCTGCGGATCCAGCGCACCGACCCGGGCTGGATCGACATGGCCGTGCAGGTGCCGATCATGGACACCTCGCGCATCCGCTCCGCGCTCGGCTGGGAGCCGCGGCGCTCCTCGCAGGAGGCCGTCACCGCGGTCCTCGGCGGCATGCAGGAGGCGGCCGGCGTGCAGGCCTCCGCGGCGCTGCGGCCCGGAGACCAGGCTGCGGAGAACTGA
- a CDS encoding nucleobase:cation symporter-2 family protein, which produces MSPTTTDTGTKAQARAGRWGRAARTGHAPGPEDERLPLGRTGAYGFQHVLTMYGAIVAVPLIIGQAAGLSGEKTALLISSCLLMGGIATIVQSVGAPFIGSRLPLVQGVSFAGVAPMLAILAGGHDLTAIFGAVIVSSAVGFLTAGAFSRIIRFFPPVVTGTVITVIGISLLPVAISWAAGHGTDGAADLRSLALAGTTLLIVLLLSKVGVGMISRLSILLSFILGTGVAAALGMVDFSGVGRDAPITFPTPLAFGPPTFEVASIISMLIVVLVTMTETTADILAVGEIVGAKVDARRVANGLRADMFSSACAPLLNSFTQTAFAANVGLVAVTGIRSRFVVAAAGIIMAVLGMFPAIGQVVAAIPAPVLGGASIVLFGTVASSGVRTLAKVDYRNSMNLVVVAVAFAFGLIPVAAPHFYRDFPAWAQTILGSGISAAAIVAIILNLLFNELRAGNSRNQSVLAAAPVRIVRADALTHLREGDQLRNGAIVDCDGTEVAVVPEHCFDDVHRMIGAGEITDTGGVHRILQERQAPR; this is translated from the coding sequence ATGTCACCGACCACAACAGACACTGGTACCAAGGCCCAGGCCCGGGCCGGCCGCTGGGGACGTGCAGCACGCACGGGCCACGCCCCGGGCCCCGAGGACGAGAGGCTCCCGCTGGGGCGCACCGGCGCCTACGGCTTCCAGCACGTCCTCACCATGTACGGCGCGATCGTCGCCGTCCCGCTCATCATCGGCCAGGCCGCCGGGCTCTCCGGGGAGAAGACCGCCCTGCTCATCAGCTCCTGCCTGCTCATGGGCGGCATCGCGACCATCGTGCAGAGCGTCGGCGCCCCGTTCATCGGCTCGCGCCTGCCGCTCGTCCAGGGCGTCTCCTTCGCCGGAGTCGCGCCCATGCTCGCGATCCTGGCCGGGGGCCACGATCTCACCGCCATCTTCGGGGCGGTCATCGTCTCCTCGGCGGTGGGCTTCCTGACGGCGGGTGCGTTCTCGCGCATCATCCGCTTCTTCCCGCCGGTCGTCACCGGCACCGTCATCACCGTCATCGGGATCTCGCTGCTCCCCGTGGCGATCTCCTGGGCCGCCGGGCACGGCACCGACGGGGCCGCCGACCTGCGCAGCCTCGCCCTCGCAGGCACCACGCTGCTCATCGTGCTCCTGCTGTCCAAGGTGGGCGTCGGGATGATCTCGCGCCTGTCGATCCTGCTGTCCTTCATCCTCGGCACCGGCGTGGCCGCCGCGCTGGGCATGGTGGACTTCTCGGGCGTGGGCCGCGACGCCCCGATCACCTTCCCCACCCCCCTGGCCTTCGGGCCGCCGACCTTCGAGGTGGCCTCCATCATCTCGATGCTCATCGTGGTCCTCGTGACCATGACCGAGACGACGGCGGACATCCTCGCCGTCGGCGAGATCGTCGGCGCGAAGGTCGACGCCCGCCGCGTCGCCAACGGCCTGCGCGCGGACATGTTCTCCTCCGCCTGCGCCCCGCTGCTGAACTCGTTCACGCAGACGGCCTTCGCGGCCAACGTGGGCCTCGTCGCCGTGACCGGCATCCGCAGCCGCTTCGTGGTCGCCGCGGCCGGGATCATCATGGCCGTGCTGGGCATGTTCCCCGCCATCGGCCAGGTGGTCGCGGCCATCCCGGCCCCGGTCCTCGGCGGAGCCTCGATCGTGCTCTTCGGCACCGTGGCCTCCTCGGGGGTGCGCACCCTGGCCAAGGTGGACTACCGGAACTCGATGAACCTGGTCGTGGTGGCCGTCGCGTTCGCCTTCGGCCTGATCCCGGTGGCCGCGCCCCACTTCTACCGGGACTTCCCGGCCTGGGCCCAGACGATCCTGGGATCCGGGATCAGCGCCGCCGCGATCGTCGCGATCATCCTCAACCTCCTCTTCAACGAACTGCGGGCGGGCAACTCCCGCAACCAGTCCGTCCTCGCGGCGGCGCCGGTGCGGATCGTGCGGGCGGACGCGCTGACCCATCTGCGCGAAGGGGACCAGCTCCGCAACGGAGCCATCGTGGACTGCGACGGCACCGAGGTGGCGGTGGTCCCGGAGCACTGCTTCGACGACGTGCACCGGATGATCGGGGCCGGTGAGATCACCGACACTGGAGGGGTGCACAGGATCCTGCAGGAACGGCAAGCGCCCCGGTGA
- a CDS encoding YajQ family cyclic di-GMP-binding protein, translating to MADSTFDVVSKVDKQEVANALNQAQKEIAQRYDFKGVGAEIDFSGEKILMKANAEERVKAVLDVFESKLVKRGISLKSLDAGDPFASGKEYRIEASIKEGISQEHAKKISKLIRDEAPKSVKAQIQGDELRVSSKSRDDLQSTISLLKGYEDVDLQFVNFR from the coding sequence ATGGCAGATTCGACGTTCGACGTTGTCAGCAAGGTCGACAAGCAGGAGGTCGCCAACGCCCTCAACCAGGCGCAGAAGGAGATCGCCCAGCGCTACGACTTCAAGGGCGTGGGCGCCGAGATCGACTTCAGCGGCGAGAAGATCCTCATGAAGGCCAACGCCGAGGAGCGCGTCAAGGCCGTCCTGGACGTCTTCGAGTCCAAGCTCGTCAAGCGGGGCATCTCCCTGAAGTCGCTCGATGCCGGCGACCCGTTCGCCTCGGGCAAGGAGTACCGCATCGAGGCCTCCATCAAGGAGGGCATCTCGCAGGAGCACGCGAAGAAGATCTCCAAGCTCATCCGGGATGAGGCGCCCAAGAGCGTCAAGGCCCAGATCCAGGGCGACGAGCTCCGGGTCTCCTCGAAGTCCCGCGACGACCTCCAGTCCACCATCTCCCTGCTCAAGGGCTACGAGGACGTCGACCTCCAGTTCGTGAACTTCCGCTAG